Proteins from a genomic interval of Chanodichthys erythropterus isolate Z2021 chromosome 8, ASM2448905v1, whole genome shotgun sequence:
- the LOC137025133 gene encoding epidermal differentiation-specific protein-like: protein MSKIIVFSKEAFEGRTAEFKNNVHNLEEKGFNDVIYSIKVIGAPWVAYYDKNFAGKQRVFEEGEYATLDDKGKFSSLKMVTDDLDNPEIQLFEHSNYQGRKVTLREETNLHDIAFSDIVSSHKVKGGVWVLYQHVNRQGSQLVSFPGDQVPNYVRLGFNDVASHVRPLLPKP from the coding sequence ATGAGCAAGATCATTGTTTTTAGCAAAGAGGCCTTCGAGGGCAGAACAGCTGAATTCAAGAACAATGTCCACAACTTAGAAGAAAAGGGCTTCAACGATGTCATCTACTCCATAAAAGTCATTGGCGCACCATGGGTGGCGTATTATGACAAGAATTTTGCTGGAAAGCAGCGAGTGTTTGAGGAAGGAGAATATGCTACCCTTGACGACAAAGGCAAGTTTTCTTCCCTCAAGATGGTCACAGATGACCTGGACAACCCTGAAATCCAGCTGTTCGAGCACAGCAACTATCAAGGAAGAAAAGTGACCCTACGCGAAGAAACCAATCTTCACGACATTGCTTTCAGTGACATTGTTTCTTCCCACAAAGTGAAAGGTGGTGTCTGGGTGCTATACCAGCACGTCAATCGTCAGGGTTCCCAGCTTGTTTCTTTCCCTGGCGATCAAGTTCCCAACTATGTGCGGCTCGGCTTCAATGATGTGGCCAGCCATGTGCGCCCCTTGCTGCCGAAGCCATAG